From a single Endozoicomonas euniceicola genomic region:
- the hutW gene encoding heme anaerobic degradation radical SAM methyltransferase ChuW/HutW, whose protein sequence is MTKPVVLTEAMTGRSVPDPLRHAFDRKTSAHSRGAGTPLPPMMWQESWNQLMSRPFGKGKRAAYFHIPFCRTKCSYCGFFQNTTKETMVEKYVDYLVREIEMTAQLPNVQSAPIQAVYFGGGTPTDLSAEQIRRLGKVIRDNLPLSNDCEMTFESRFNGLTDEKIDACVEAGFNRFSLGVQTFNSEIRRKMSRIDTEEVLNERLQKLMSTGQIAVVIDLIFGLPYQTMDGWLKDLDKLVESGIDGADLYQLILMGNTRMAASIEKGSMPEPANTVEKADMFRAGIEHLNKHHYRRLSVSHWGRTSRERNIYNHLSKSGCDVIPFGSGAGGNIAGHSMMLHRKLDDYFAAIDNGDKPVMGVVAPSSLYKAFGAAGAAFDFGYLNLKEMDKSGFDFSTRCEPLFEEWVNNGLAERSGHYVNLTLAGQFWAVNLNQGLQAYMLELTEESAESGGHMGGHHQSGDEKARGELEKLMAKMPKSMLDKMPEGHSLGKEGFTGKEDIPSGCPVHKLINWIRK, encoded by the coding sequence ATGACCAAACCAGTTGTTCTGACGGAAGCCATGACAGGCCGTTCAGTGCCTGATCCTCTGCGCCATGCGTTTGACCGGAAAACCTCTGCCCACAGCCGTGGTGCCGGTACACCCCTGCCACCCATGATGTGGCAGGAAAGCTGGAACCAGCTGATGTCCAGGCCCTTTGGTAAAGGCAAACGGGCTGCTTACTTCCATATTCCTTTCTGCCGTACCAAATGTTCTTACTGTGGTTTCTTCCAGAACACGACAAAAGAAACCATGGTCGAAAAATACGTCGACTACCTGGTACGTGAAATCGAAATGACGGCCCAGCTACCCAATGTGCAGAGCGCACCGATTCAGGCGGTTTACTTTGGTGGTGGCACACCGACTGATTTAAGCGCAGAACAGATTCGCCGCCTGGGTAAAGTGATTCGCGATAACCTGCCACTGTCAAACGACTGTGAAATGACGTTTGAATCTCGCTTCAACGGGCTGACGGATGAAAAGATTGATGCCTGTGTCGAGGCGGGTTTTAACCGCTTTTCCCTGGGTGTGCAGACCTTCAACAGTGAAATCCGTCGCAAGATGAGCCGTATTGATACGGAAGAAGTGCTTAACGAGCGTTTGCAGAAGCTGATGTCCACCGGTCAGATTGCGGTGGTGATTGACCTGATCTTTGGTCTGCCTTATCAGACCATGGACGGCTGGCTGAAAGACCTGGACAAACTGGTTGAAAGTGGCATTGATGGTGCCGACCTGTATCAGCTGATTCTGATGGGCAACACCCGTATGGCAGCCAGTATTGAAAAAGGCAGCATGCCGGAACCGGCGAACACGGTTGAAAAGGCTGATATGTTCAGGGCCGGTATCGAACACTTGAATAAACACCATTACCGTCGTCTGAGTGTCAGCCACTGGGGACGTACCAGCCGTGAACGTAACATCTACAACCATCTGTCCAAGTCCGGTTGCGATGTGATTCCTTTTGGCTCCGGCGCAGGCGGTAATATTGCCGGTCACAGCATGATGCTGCATCGCAAACTGGATGATTATTTTGCCGCTATCGACAACGGTGATAAACCGGTGATGGGCGTGGTGGCTCCCAGCTCACTCTACAAAGCCTTTGGTGCTGCCGGAGCCGCTTTTGACTTCGGTTACCTGAACCTGAAAGAGATGGACAAAAGTGGTTTTGACTTCAGCACCCGTTGTGAACCGTTGTTTGAAGAGTGGGTGAACAATGGTCTGGCAGAACGTTCCGGGCATTATGTGAACCTGACGCTGGCCGGGCAGTTCTGGGCCGTGAATCTGAACCAGGGTCTGCAGGCTTACATGCTGGAGCTGACCGAAGAGTCGGCTGAATCCGGCGGTCACATGGGGGGGCACCATCAGTCAGGTGATGAGAAGGCCAGGGGCGAGCTGGAAAAGCTGATGGCGAAAATGCCAAAGAGCATGCTGGACAAGATGCCTGAAGGCCACTCTTTAGGGAAAGAGGGTTTTACCGGCAAGGAAGACATTCCATCCGGCTGCCCGGTACACAAATTAATTAACTGGATTCGCAAATAA
- a CDS encoding MFS transporter codes for MARCRQFILLLIVFLISGSLYSPQPVFPYLSDYFHSNPAQTSELVTRIMLVLCFGAFMSGLLLRAISARMILLVCFPLLGGMEILFSSVEHIEHALVLKTIEGILFSAILPALLTALADTSDKAGDAVVWYVSASVTGSMCGRFLSGSLISAGYHSPVWIAIGSVMLVISPFILLLDRVSGNSGNIQLKTALAEVLGRKDVWACVLLIFTAICCLASILNYLPFHMRSRHPDMSAAQIATLYTGYICAIISSILTPRARRCVGNDRFLFRLTLFSLLLGMTILVVDDYGSCLVAVAIICGAVFMLHSGLSTYLNQHVSEHRRVVNGVYLASYYLGGAFSSMLPGSLFMSMGWLWLLGGLFILLCVAIAVVNLIEC; via the coding sequence GTGGCCCGTTGCAGGCAGTTTATTCTGCTTCTTATTGTTTTTTTGATATCTGGTAGCCTGTATTCACCACAGCCGGTGTTCCCCTACCTGTCTGATTACTTTCATTCCAATCCGGCACAAACTTCTGAACTGGTGACCCGCATCATGCTGGTTCTGTGCTTTGGGGCATTTATGTCCGGGTTGCTCCTCCGGGCCATTTCAGCCCGGATGATTTTGTTAGTGTGCTTCCCTCTGCTGGGCGGGATGGAGATTCTTTTTTCCTCCGTTGAGCACATTGAGCATGCTCTTGTCCTGAAAACCATCGAAGGCATACTGTTCTCCGCTATTTTACCGGCACTGTTAACGGCTCTCGCTGACACATCCGATAAGGCTGGTGATGCAGTGGTGTGGTATGTGTCGGCTTCAGTGACCGGGTCAATGTGTGGGCGCTTTTTGAGTGGGTCGTTGATCTCAGCCGGGTATCATTCTCCGGTATGGATTGCTATTGGTTCAGTAATGCTGGTGATATCACCGTTTATTCTGTTGCTGGATCGGGTCTCTGGTAATTCCGGGAATATCCAGTTGAAAACGGCTTTAGCTGAAGTGCTGGGACGTAAGGATGTCTGGGCGTGTGTGCTTCTTATATTTACGGCTATCTGCTGCCTGGCTTCGATCCTGAATTACCTGCCTTTTCACATGCGTTCCCGACACCCTGATATGTCGGCAGCACAAATTGCCACTCTTTATACCGGTTATATCTGCGCCATTATCAGCTCAATATTGACACCCAGGGCAAGACGCTGTGTTGGTAATGACCGGTTCCTGTTTCGGTTGACATTGTTCTCGCTGTTGCTGGGGATGACAATACTGGTGGTGGATGACTATGGATCATGCCTTGTTGCGGTAGCGATCATCTGCGGTGCTGTGTTTATGTTACATAGCGGATTATCAACGTATCTTAATCAGCATGTTTCTGAACATCGCCGGGTGGTTAACGGGGTTTACCTGGCCAGCTATTATCTGGGGGGAGCGTTCAGCAGTATGTTGCCGGGCAGTCTGTTTATGTCGATGGGCTGGCTTTGGTTGCTGGGTGGGTTGTTTATTCTGCTGTGTGTGGCGATAGCCGTGGTTAATCTGATTGAGTGCTGA
- a CDS encoding NAD-dependent epimerase/dehydratase family protein, which produces MSSKSRISIVGYGRVGLPLAKALKEKGYDVTGTVTGSEKRDKLVAEGLDTHILSFDPQPQGNLAAAMEADVLVITIPPSMRAPQDYPAILESLADAAANSGIKKVLFVATTSVYPQTGDEVREEDATHEASPFLGFSWLPLEETFTQRDEFTTTVVRFSGLMGGGINPGMYFAGRELKGANDPVNMIHIDDCVGAIAAIIEQDVWGEAFNASADEHPRKRDFYTKACASAGIPAPVFSDEPSPYRIVNCDKLKQRLGYVFKHSDPLAALDS; this is translated from the coding sequence GTGAGCAGTAAATCTCGTATAAGCATAGTGGGCTACGGTCGTGTTGGTCTGCCTCTGGCTAAAGCCCTGAAAGAAAAAGGGTACGACGTGACCGGTACGGTTACCGGTTCAGAAAAGCGTGACAAGCTGGTGGCTGAAGGTCTGGACACCCATATTCTCAGCTTTGACCCGCAACCTCAGGGCAACCTGGCGGCTGCCATGGAAGCGGATGTGCTGGTTATTACCATTCCACCTTCCATGCGTGCCCCTCAGGATTATCCGGCGATTCTTGAAAGCCTTGCTGATGCGGCGGCGAACAGTGGGATTAAAAAGGTGCTGTTTGTTGCCACTACCTCAGTTTATCCGCAAACCGGTGATGAGGTTCGTGAAGAAGACGCTACCCATGAGGCCAGTCCGTTTCTTGGTTTTTCCTGGTTGCCTCTGGAAGAAACCTTTACGCAGCGTGACGAATTTACAACAACCGTTGTGCGGTTTTCCGGCCTGATGGGGGGTGGCATTAACCCGGGTATGTACTTTGCCGGGCGCGAACTGAAAGGCGCAAATGATCCTGTCAATATGATCCATATAGACGATTGCGTTGGCGCAATAGCTGCTATTATCGAACAGGATGTATGGGGTGAGGCGTTTAATGCTTCAGCGGATGAACATCCCAGAAAGCGCGACTTCTACACCAAAGCCTGTGCCAGTGCGGGTATTCCGGCACCGGTTTTCAGTGATGAACCTTCCCCCTACCGTATCGTCAACTGCGACAAACTGAAGCAGCGTCTTGGGTATGTGTTCAAACACTCCGATCCTCTGGCTGCTCTTGATAGCTAA
- a CDS encoding YbaN family protein, whose translation MKKVLLVIGGCLSLGLGILGIVVPLLPTTPLVLLSAWCFARSCDRLYNWLISHPRFGQVILNWQNHRGMQAKHKKKALLLTVASLVFSIALAPMNLKILLVVIGICVMTGVSLIRVIPETNGHNN comes from the coding sequence ATGAAGAAGGTATTGCTGGTTATTGGCGGCTGTTTATCCCTGGGGTTGGGTATCCTGGGGATTGTTGTGCCATTGCTGCCAACCACACCGCTGGTGTTGTTGTCGGCCTGGTGCTTTGCCCGTTCCTGCGACCGTCTTTATAACTGGCTGATCAGTCACCCCCGGTTTGGGCAGGTCATATTGAACTGGCAGAATCACCGGGGCATGCAGGCAAAGCATAAGAAAAAGGCTTTACTGCTGACGGTGGCCAGTTTAGTGTTCAGCATTGCCCTGGCACCGATGAATCTTAAGATTCTGCTGGTGGTTATTGGTATTTGTGTCATGACGGGAGTGAGTCTGATTCGAGTCATACCTGAAACAAATGGTCACAATAATTAA
- the hutX gene encoding heme utilization cystosolic carrier protein HutX, translated as MSTQEAVRKLIAENPEKLPAEIAAELNTTELEAVSNLPEEMVTLLDGSLFETLTEEFRTWGEVLTVIDVEGHIFELAGVFPKGGKKFGYYNMSDRGTPLKGHLRLDGFSKIALVSKPFHGVDTKSVQFFSHAGKTVFKLYIRRNKDKSFVAEQLEKFEALKKLAV; from the coding sequence ATGTCTACGCAAGAAGCTGTACGTAAACTGATTGCCGAAAATCCGGAAAAACTGCCAGCAGAAATCGCTGCCGAGCTAAACACCACTGAACTGGAAGCCGTTTCCAACCTGCCGGAAGAGATGGTTACCCTGCTGGACGGTAGCCTGTTTGAAACCCTGACCGAAGAATTTCGCACCTGGGGCGAGGTGCTGACGGTGATTGATGTGGAAGGCCATATCTTTGAACTGGCCGGTGTATTCCCGAAAGGTGGCAAAAAATTCGGTTACTACAACATGAGCGATCGTGGCACGCCGTTGAAAGGTCATCTGAGGCTGGACGGTTTCAGCAAAATTGCCCTGGTCTCCAAACCTTTTCATGGTGTCGATACAAAGTCGGTGCAATTTTTCAGTCATGCTGGTAAAACCGTCTTCAAGCTTTATATTCGTCGTAACAAAGACAAAAGCTTTGTTGCTGAACAACTGGAAAAGTTTGAAGCACTGAAAAAACTGGCGGTCTAG